From the Clostridium sp. Marseille-P299 genome, one window contains:
- a CDS encoding VanZ family protein, whose protein sequence is MRIHEVMYYFKTYLVLGVIGLLVLGFVGIFGYFIVYKKILGGKKSISKKQVLIGSLLTIYMIMVFGVTFLSRGSNFKGSMNLDFLSSYKEAWYSFSFRDWQLIILNIFMFVPFGFLLPLLNKRFQKVHYTLIATLLFTVFIELFQYVTGKGIFEIDDIFNNTLGGIVGYGIIMVFITGVGTSRKKGLKIAGYLTPFVLTVCGFIGMFVYYENKEFGNLAVNYINKMNLKNTNVILNTTLNETESIASVYKAPTYTKDEAKEYVKDIFKRMEIDAPELEIDAYSENALYWRRGEPTYSIWFYNIGGTYNFTDFSSFDDGVEPKEIDEATLLEILNGYGIKVPFEAEFIKEKSGYYSFSVDKYIDGDNLIDGEIDCTYYSDNTIKQIRNNLVTYEKTKDVTIKSEREAYEELQDGKFRYYSGDNIGEIIIDGVTLDYVMDTKGFYQPVYSFSSKIDGNEILITIPAIDS, encoded by the coding sequence ATGAGAATTCACGAAGTGATGTATTATTTTAAGACATACCTGGTATTAGGAGTCATTGGCTTATTGGTATTAGGTTTTGTAGGTATTTTTGGTTATTTTATTGTATATAAAAAAATACTTGGAGGTAAAAAGAGTATTTCAAAGAAACAGGTTTTAATAGGAAGTCTATTGACGATATACATGATTATGGTGTTTGGTGTTACTTTTTTAAGTAGAGGTTCAAATTTTAAAGGAAGTATGAATCTTGATTTTCTTAGTTCTTATAAGGAAGCATGGTATTCCTTTAGTTTTAGGGATTGGCAACTTATTATACTGAATATATTTATGTTTGTGCCTTTTGGCTTTTTATTACCTTTACTTAATAAAAGGTTTCAAAAAGTACACTACACTTTGATTGCTACATTATTATTTACTGTTTTTATTGAATTGTTTCAATATGTAACTGGAAAGGGTATCTTTGAAATCGATGATATTTTTAACAATACATTAGGTGGTATTGTAGGGTATGGTATCATTATGGTTTTCATCACTGGGGTTGGAACAAGTAGAAAAAAAGGGCTTAAGATAGCTGGATATCTAACACCTTTTGTTCTTACGGTATGTGGTTTTATAGGCATGTTTGTCTATTATGAAAACAAAGAATTTGGTAATTTAGCAGTAAATTATATTAATAAAATGAATTTAAAAAACACAAATGTAATTTTAAATACGACTCTTAATGAAACTGAATCCATTGCTTCTGTATACAAAGCCCCTACTTATACCAAGGATGAGGCGAAAGAGTATGTAAAAGATATATTCAAACGTATGGAGATTGATGCACCAGAGCTAGAAATTGATGCTTATAGCGAGAATGCTTTATATTGGAGAAGAGGTGAGCCAACCTATAGTATATGGTTTTATAATATAGGCGGGACTTATAATTTTACTGATTTTTCTAGTTTTGATGATGGGGTAGAGCCTAAAGAGATCGATGAAGCAACCTTGTTAGAAATTTTAAATGGATATGGAATTAAGGTTCCTTTTGAAGCTGAATTTATAAAAGAGAAGAGCGGTTATTATTCTTTTAGTGTTGATAAATATATAGATGGTGATAATCTAATTGATGGGGAAATTGACTGCACTTATTATAGTGATAATACAATCAAACAAATAAGAAATAATTTAGTAACCTATGAAAAGACCAAGGATGTAACTATAAAAAGTGAAAGAGAAGCTTATGAAGAGTTACAAGATGGAAAGTTTCGTTATTATTCTGGTGATAATATAGGTGAGATTATAATCGATGGCGTAACTCTTGATTATGTAATGGATACTAAAGGTTTCTATCAACCAGTATATTCATTTTCATCAAAAATAGATGGAAATGAGATTCTTATAACGATTCCAGCAATTGATTCATAG